The following proteins are encoded in a genomic region of Arachis stenosperma cultivar V10309 chromosome 4, arast.V10309.gnm1.PFL2, whole genome shotgun sequence:
- the LOC130974677 gene encoding pectinesterase inhibitor-like, translating to MKLSTFSTIIALHFAISCLFLIQPIQSTIPKPGLLETVCRNTPHHYLCVFILKSHLQPLQLRSGVDVAGFARIALEVVAANASATIDRIKEIQKQSEDKKLKTSLESCIVSYTKIVNVLLPQALKCMDKGDYSCANRNALIAGTLAGSCEKKCKESSSAVMTDTNIYMQNICSIAVSIITTMPQSVHQTLA from the coding sequence ATGAAACTCTCAACATTTTCAACCATCATTGCACTTCACTTTGCAATTTCATGTTTATTCTTGATCCAACCAATCCAATCCACCATCCCAAAACCAGGCTTGTTAGAAACCGTATGCCGAAATACACCCCATCACTACCTTTGCGTTTTCATTCTAAAATCACATTTGCAACCCCTGCAACTTCGATCCGGCGTCGACGTTGCAGGGTTTGCTCGCATAGCCCTAGAGGTCGTCGCGGCCAACGCATCAGCCACGATAGACCGCATTAAGGAGATTCAAAAGCAATCTGAGGACAAGAAACTCAAAACTAGCTTGGAAAGTTGCATAGTCTCTTATACCAAGATTGTGAACGTGCTTTTGCCACAAGCTCTTAAATGCATGGACAAAGGTGACTATAGTTGTGCCAACCGCAATGCGTTAATTGCTGGAACCCTAGCTGGTTCATGTGAGAAAAAATGCAAGGAGAGCTCTAGTGCAGTCATGACAGATACCAATATTTATATGCAAAATATATGTAGCATAGCTGTGTCCATTATTACAACAATGCCTCAATCTGTGCACCAAACTTTGGCATAG